One window of Elaeis guineensis isolate ETL-2024a chromosome 11, EG11, whole genome shotgun sequence genomic DNA carries:
- the LOC105033105 gene encoding uncharacterized protein At5g39865-like, producing the protein MGCVSSAFLEDEDRIVGGPALGHHIVSLTSTTYGLLTTLDQPSPQTPPPPPPPPPPPPPSPPSCTRRFLPSTRSEPEVINSWELMAGLDSTTPTKPPLPPSPIPSPSSPGKENLHRSLRFSDPQRKFNVLRPLNASQRPVRYSLEMFEKRCPPGGEQAAVLYTTTLRVVRKTFEDCNAVRAAVEGLGVWVRERDVSMDVGFREELGELMKGSGVQGPAVPRLFVRGRDIGGKEAVLRIHEEGELAVILEGLPRAPCGGGGGVCDGCGGVRFLPCFRCNGSRKMVVAVVPAAEEKEGGKGPGGKSGKGKVVRCPECNENGLLLCPICS; encoded by the coding sequence TCCGCCTTCCTCGAAGATGAGGACCGCATCGTCGGCGGCCCCGCCCTTGGCCACCATATAGTCTCCCTCACCTCCACCACCTACGGCCTCCTCACCACCCTCGACCAACCATCTCCCCaaactcctcctcctcctcctcctcctccgccaccTCCACCGCCGTCTCCTCCCTCCTGCACCCGCCGCTTCCTTCCTAGCACCCGCTCCGAGCCCGAGGTCATCAACTCCTGGGAGCTCATGGCAGGCCTCGATTCCACCACCCCTACCAAGCCCCCCCTGCCACCCTCCCCCATTCCCTCCCCGTCTTCTCCCGGCAAGGAGAACCTCCACCGCTCTCTCCGCTTCTCCGATCCCCAGCGGAAGTTCAACGTCCTCCGGCCACTCAACGCCAGCCAGCGTCCGGTGAGGTACTCCTTGGAGATGTTCGAGAAGAGGTGCCCCCCAGGCGGGGAGCAGGCGGCGGTGCTGTACACGACGACGCTGCGGGTGGTGCGGAAGACGTTCGAGGACTGCAACGCGGTGCGGGCGGCGGTGGAGGGTCTCGGGGTGTGGGTCCGGGAGCGGGACGTGTCCATGGACGTGGGGTTCCGGGAGGAGCTCGGGGAGCTGATGAAGGGGAGCGGGGTGCAGGGGCCGGCCGTGCCGAGGCTGTTCGTGAGAGGGAGGGACATCGGTGGGAAGGAGGCGGTGCTCAGAATCCACGAGGAAGGGGAGCTGGCGGTGATTCTAGAGGGGCTGCCGAGGGCGCCTTGCGGCGGTGGCGGTGGAGTCTGCGACGGCTGCGGCGGGGTGAGGTTTCTGCCGTGCTTCCGGTGCAACGGCAGCCGGAAGATGGTGGTGGCGGTGGTGCCGGCGGCGGAGGAGAAGGAAGGGGGGAAGGGTCCTGGAGGGAAGTCTGGGAAAGGGAAAGTGGTGAGATGTCCTGAGTGTAATGAGAATGGGTTACTGCTCTGCCCCATCTGCTCCTAA